The Gammaproteobacteria bacterium genome has a window encoding:
- a CDS encoding ankyrin repeat domain-containing protein gives MAQNNPELNHPKDTFNWCGLPPELMLSIAFFTTYYDYLSLSITCKKMAILTGTVDLHTASFWQQQRRKNFYFVKRNGENFINSNISIDRERFIAVYKSEYKDFSPQVKRIIRLIHDRDLNALQMEEITFSLLENTHIGTINLIGLIAEKKDDTMWRHFYKVLKNENKENKKNLEEIEFAIDSCDLPLAVSFNQIEAVKKILEISTQNLNCHSENGYMPLHLAVKYGLEEMARLLIEKGANVNVAPGTLSPIHVACRHGHLDILKMLVNEFNADIHASHYINGKRELPLNYGLVCGHLSIIDFLFSQYSFDRSAHYVKRQSNTAGESILRFAASRGYFHIVQSVLNHANFTDDQFENAISASIKPLITYVLLKAQLASMICQTESIPPHIVIPAHRTNSTFFKENSELVSARTLLQQLESRAHITQPLVYENTDAGEKIKKIYTELVKLDLKSIWARLHVDNNNPEKNNNNNSVGRG, from the coding sequence CAAAACAACCCTGAACTCAACCACCCGAAAGACACGTTTAACTGGTGCGGCCTGCCCCCAGAACTGATGTTATCAATAGCGTTCTTCACAACTTATTATGATTACTTAAGTTTGAGCATAACATGCAAAAAAATGGCCATATTAACTGGCACGGTAGATCTTCATACTGCCTCTTTCTGGCAACAGCAAAGACGAAAAAATTTTTACTTTGTTAAACGTAATGGGGAAAATTTTATCAACAGTAACATCTCTATCGATCGAGAGCGGTTTATAGCCGTTTACAAAAGTGAATATAAAGATTTTAGCCCTCAGGTAAAAAGAATAATAAGGCTTATTCATGATCGAGACCTAAATGCCCTACAAATGGAAGAAATAACATTTAGTCTTTTGGAAAACACACATATAGGGACGATTAATCTAATTGGATTAATAGCAGAGAAAAAAGACGACACAATGTGGCGGCACTTTTACAAAGTTTTAAAAAATGAAAATAAGGAAAATAAAAAAAATCTCGAGGAAATAGAATTTGCTATTGATTCATGTGACTTACCGCTAGCAGTATCTTTTAATCAAATTGAAGCTGTAAAAAAAATATTAGAGATAAGCACTCAGAATTTAAACTGTCACTCAGAAAATGGCTATATGCCACTTCATTTAGCAGTGAAATATGGCCTTGAGGAAATGGCACGTTTATTAATTGAAAAAGGAGCGAATGTGAATGTTGCACCTGGCACGTTATCCCCTATTCACGTCGCTTGCAGACACGGGCATCTTGATATTCTAAAAATGTTAGTTAATGAATTTAACGCTGATATTCATGCCTCACATTATATAAACGGAAAACGCGAGCTTCCTTTGAATTACGGCTTAGTATGTGGCCATTTATCAATCATAGATTTTTTATTCTCCCAATATAGCTTTGATCGTTCTGCACATTACGTTAAAAGACAATCTAATACTGCAGGGGAATCCATACTCAGATTTGCTGCGAGTAGAGGCTATTTTCATATAGTTCAATCTGTACTTAATCATGCTAATTTTACAGATGATCAGTTTGAAAATGCAATTTCAGCATCAATCAAACCTTTGATTACTTATGTGCTATTAAAAGCTCAACTAGCTAGTATGATTTGCCAAACAGAATCAATACCTCCTCATATCGTAATTCCTGCTCATAGAACAAATTCAACTTTTTTTAAAGAAAATTCTGAGCTTGTAAGCGCTAGAACTTTACTTCAGCAATTGGAATCACGCGCTCACATTACCCAACCACTCGTTTATGAAAATACCGATGCAGGAGAAAAAATCAAAAAGATTTATACGGAATTGGTGAAGCTGGACCTAAAAAGTATATGGGCTAGGTTGCATGTCGATAATAATAACCCTGAGAAAAATAATAATAACAACTCCGTAGGCAGAGGATAA